The Desulfonatronum lacustre DSM 10312 region GTCGTTGATGGACAAATATGAAGGAATGGCCGGTGAGTTTCAGCCCACGAAAAAATGGGAGCAGGCCGTGATGGTCTTGGGGTTGATCCAAGTGGTCCGCTGGAAAAATCATCTCTTCAACTATCATTGGGCCGAGCAGCAAAAACCCCGGAAGACGCTGGAGGCTCCGGCCTTGCCGCTGACCGCGTCAGGAAAAAAGGCGCGGACGCCCAAGCCGGCCAAGGTGCTTCCCTTCCGGTCGTTCAAGAACGAGGAGCCCGTTTAGGACGTAATAGTAGTACCGAATCGCCTCAACGTGGGCCACGGCTTCAAAGCCTCTGGTGTAGCCGTGGCGCGCCTTGCTGTAATAGTCGCGTTGGCTGAGCAGGGGAAAGACGCGCTTCACGTCGTTCCAACTTGTCTTCTTCAGCCCGAGGCTCTCGGCCAGGGCCATGGCGTCCCATGTATGACCGAGGCCTTGGTTGTAGGCGGACAAGGCCAGGAACCAGCGATCCCACTCGGAAAGGTCCGTGTTATCCAGTCGGTTCCAAATTTGGCGCAGGTACCGCGCACCGGCCAGGATGCTTTTGTTAGGGTTCATGGGGTCGTCCAGGCCGAGTTCCTGGGCCGTGACCTGGGTGATCTGCATGATTCCGCGCACCCCGGTCCGGCTGACCGCTTCGGGGTCGAACCGGGATTCATGATAGATCAGAGCGATGAGCAGCAACGGGTCTATTTCGTAGCGCTGGGCCGCCTTGAGGATGGTCGGGCCGTACCGAGGCAGTTCACGCTGGAGGGTTTCCATCAGGTGCAGCAGGGCGAAGCGGTCGCTGCTTTCCGGAATGAATCCGAGATATTTGTCCTGAATCCGCTCCAACGCATTGTCCTGGGTCATATTATTCCAGAATTCGGTCAGCTTTGGGGCGATCAGGTTACGGTCGTCGCGCCAGAACCAGCGGTATTCCAGAGTCGTTTCCAGGCTGTGGGCCAGTTGGAAGTCGGCGTAGAACGGTCCCCAAAGAGAGAAACGCCCGGTATCCACGAGGGTAAAGCGAGCCTCGGTTTCGACCATGGCCGCGAGCTGCACCGGAAGCGACGCTTCCTCTGTCAACAGTGGGGCCTCGGAGCACGTCGCATCGTCCAGGCCCAGGTC contains the following coding sequences:
- a CDS encoding transglycosylase SLT domain-containing protein, which gives rise to MKRTPYLLLVRHLRLFVFLLVFAQLVLVNKLLWDARPPGLIKPVVRVLAPESELVHSRISPYGPGLERELVELFAEQAGVHPIWLHMDGPGPAWDELRHHRADLLVGVGYAPSRPFLDSLVTPVASGPVYARHPVGVVHQRHHHPPQDPSDLCRRKVLLPENPLLRLTFLQLLDDMDRNDLGLDDATCSEAPLLTEEASLPVQLAAMVETEARFTLVDTGRFSLWGPFYADFQLAHSLETTLEYRWFWRDDRNLIAPKLTEFWNNMTQDNALERIQDKYLGFIPESSDRFALLHLMETLQRELPRYGPTILKAAQRYEIDPLLLIALIYHESRFDPEAVSRTGVRGIMQITQVTAQELGLDDPMNPNKSILAGARYLRQIWNRLDNTDLSEWDRWFLALSAYNQGLGHTWDAMALAESLGLKKTSWNDVKRVFPLLSQRDYYSKARHGYTRGFEAVAHVEAIRYYYYVLNGLLVLERPEGKHLGRLGRPRLFS